The Apis mellifera strain DH4 linkage group LG13, Amel_HAv3.1, whole genome shotgun sequence genome includes a region encoding these proteins:
- the LOC724505 gene encoding PAN2-PAN3 deadenylation complex catalytic subunit PAN2 isoform X3, giving the protein MSSQGEETNYILPGDEYVPATEQFGEDFSVAEFHETRTLLADGGDRFGVSTATFDNVEELMWMGNQGGHVTSYYGSGLQKYTSFQVHATQEVRHIHPLDEGILVLTQSLLRCQLRRGIPIFSHTSSNMIDMQCMLQISPTRLLMGGHQEKIIDFNLTRGKETGLVHVGENGCAILRQHSRLICCGNPVGRIDLRDPNTLSIEHTFDTHSASLSDFDVQGNYLVTCGFSNSRQGLSVDRFLMAYDLRQMRALSPVTTLVYPLLLKFLPSYSSRLAVVSPLGQMQLLDTIYANVQPAMTCLYQVATGCAMILSFDVSSTSQCLCFGDSAGSIHLMSTNTPEPQFNTFSRPTEFADPVESIQSISFNDDVTPLSTIPIMYTGHPLLSDWPEEYLKKVYRKTPSIDPEILRTMKMQGTIGYAPNPQAFRRNQIPYNLEKRRGVVTKLFAGDSRSKTDDGTFVAIPKRYRKIEVKYSRLGYDEFDFDQYNRTSFCGLEATLPNSYCNAMLQLLYFCEPVRIALLSHSCQREFCLSCELGFLFHMLDTSRGLPCQAANFLRAFRTVPEAAALGLILSDLHPEAKRKTNLVRLIQSWNRFILHQIHYEVLETRKRQKEEEEAARLKSGPKCPPFVYNEQDFPSILQDIGSRYRSHAEERKKRRKQEGDGKYMWITSKDKNNKKSIEENEIRDEETEVSRLFGSEQMHIHCCLKCGQEATKHSIMLLCNLVYPELTHPSEEVPFTNVLARSLRPEKITPAWCDNCQKFTPTLQSRQLTKLPQILALNCGLDTQQDKSFWQQQMDIVVQKVLNGKESSPSSSPIPITVKPCRYGNNCTRIGCRFRHIGRDPETITTPPVTPPTTTSTPVSTAATPPSHLYYSHSWIPHNIEISLDTNGELFVEKISSSKNDSNESSKSTDDVIVENGQGDSKIQDSEISGNNSEDKMTENHVIAELDDDDDMEKENKIDDNLNKISKIQYSLNAVVCYIDDKSNEDRRNIVALLRVGPNYHERSVGSAVSQWYIFNDFCISAVTPQEAVWFNLDWKVPCVLHYTAVPAPEPVPFVSPLTYDVFGEDKCIARSGGTRGITFTPLSSDEMPKKGELVGIDAEFVTLNQEEAELRSDGKMSTIKPSHMSVARITCIRGQGPLEGTPFIDDYISTQEQVVDYLTKFSGIQPGDLDANFSSKHLTTLKSTYQKLRFLVDNGIMFVGHGLKNDFRVINLVVPPEQIVDTVLLFHLPHHRMVSLRFLTWHFLGKKIQSETHDSTEDARAALELYRKYKELESSGKLSESLKELYKVGNQLQWKVPDS; this is encoded by the exons ATGTCATCACAAG GGgaagaaacaaattatattttacctgGTGATGAATATGTACCTGCAACAGAACAATTTGGAGAAGATTTTTCAGTGGCTGAATTTCATGAAACTCGTACTTTACTTGCTGATGGGGGGGATAGATTTGGAGTTTCTACTGCCACTTTCGATAATGTTGAAGAACTTATGTGGATGGGAAATCAAGGG gGTCACGTGACATCTTATTATGGATCtggtttacaaaaatatacctCATTCCAAGTTCATGCCACGCAAGAGGTTCGGCATATTCATCCATTAGATGAAGGAATATTAGTTCTGACACAGAGTTTATTAAGATGTCAATTAAGACGTGGCATACCAATATTTTCACATAc ATCATCAAATATGATTGATATGCAATGTATGCTTCAAATCTCACCAACAAGATTACTTATGGGGGGAcatcaagaaaaaataatcgattttaatttgacTAGAGGAAAAGAGACTGGATTA gtACATGTAGGGGAAAATGGTTGTGCAATTTTAAGGCAGCATAGCAGACTTATTTGTTGTGGTAATCCTGTGGGAAGAATTGATCTCAGGGATCCAAATACATTATCAATAGAACATACTTTTGATACTCATAGTGCATCTCTCAGTGATTTTGATGTTCAAGGAAATTATCTTGTTACTTGTGGCTTTAGTAATAG ccGTCAGGGTCTATCAgtagatagatttttaatggCATATGATTTGAGACAAATGAGAGCATTAAGTCCTGTTACAACTTTAGTATATCCCCTTCTATTAAAGTTCCTACCCAGCTATTCCAGCCGTTTAGCTGTTGTATCACCATTGGGACAAATGCAACTTCTTGATACTATCTATGCTAATGTACAGCCAGCCATGACATGTTTATATCAG GTAGCAACTGGTTGTGCAATGATATTATCATTTGATGTATCTTCTACATCTCAATGTCTATGCTTTGGAGATTCAGCAGGTTCTATACATCTTATGTCTACGAATACGCCTGAACCccaatttaatacattttctcG gCCAACTGAATTTGCTGATCCAGTTGAATCAATTCAATCTATATCATTTAATGATGATGTTACACCATTAAGTACAATACCTATTATGTATACCGGGCACCCATTATTAAGTGATTGGCCagaggaatatttaaaaaaagtttatag gAAAACACCATCAATCGATCCTGAAATATTACGTACGATGAAGATGCAAGGAACTATAGGTTATGCCCCAAATCCTCAGGCATTTCGCAGAAATCAA ATACCTTACAATTTGGAAAAACGACGGGGAGTAGTCACAAAGCTTTTCGCGGGGGACTCACGATCTAAAACAGATGACGGCACCTTTGTGGCCATACCTAAGCGTTATCGTAAAATCGAGGTGAAATATTCACGTCTCGGTTACGATGAATTCGATTTTGATCAGTATAATCGCACCAGCTTCTGCGGTCTTGAAGCCACGCTTCCCAACAGCTATTGTAACGCTATGTTGCAG TTACTTTACTTTTGTGAACCTGTGAGAATAGCGTTGCTTTCTCATTCGTGCCAAAGAGAATTCTGCCTGTCTTGTGAGCTAGGATTCCTGTTTCACATGTTGGATACATCTCGAGGATTGCCATGTCAAGCTGCTAATTTTCTTCGAGCTTTTAGAACAGTACCTGAAGCGGCAGCTTTGGGACTTATACTCAGTGATCTCCATCCGGAGgcgaaaaggaaaacaaatttGGTACGATTAATACAG agTTGGAACAGATTTATATTGCATCAGATTCATTATGAAGTTTTGGAAACAAGAAAACGacaaaaagaggaagaagaagctgCTCGATTAAAATCAGGACCAAAATGTCCGCCGTTTGTTTATAATGAACAGGATTTTCCTAGCATTTTGCAAGATATTGGATCTCGATATAGAAGTCAtgcggaagaaagaaaaaaaagaagaaagcaaGAGGGGGATGGTAAATATATGTGGATCACATCGAAAG ataaaaacaacaaaaaatcGATTGAAGAAAATGAGATACGAGATGAAGAGACAGAAGTCAGTCGTTTGTTTGGATCTGAACAAATGCACATACACTGTTGTCTCAAATGTGGGCAAGAAGCTACGAAACATTCCATCATGTTGTTGTGCAACTTAGTTTATCCAGAATTAACACATCCTT cAGAGGAGGTTCCGTTTACAAATGTTCTTGCCCGCAGTTTAAGACCTGAGAAAATTACACCTGCATGGTGTGataattgtcaaaaatttaCACCCACCCTTCAATCTCGACAATTGACTAAACTACCTCAAATATTGGCTCTGAATTGTGGTTTAGATACACAACAG GACAAATCATTTTGGCAACAGCAAATGGATATAGTCGttcaaaaagtattaaatggaaaagaaagtaGTCCATCTTCAAGTCCTATTCCTATTACTGTGAAACCATGTCGATATGGTAACAATTGTACTCGAATTGGTTGTAGGTTTCGACATATTGGTAGAGATCCAg aaACAATAACAACGCCACCAGTGACACCACCCACAACAACTTCAACACCTGTCTCAACAGCCGCAACACCGCCTAGTCATTTGTACTATTCTCATTCATGGATTCcacataatatagaaatttctttgGATACTAATGGTGAATTATTCGTGGAAAAGATCAGCAGTTCGAAAAATGATTCTAACGAAAGTAGTAAATCGACTGATGATGTCATAGTAGAAAATGGACAAGGTGATAGTAAGATACAAGATTCTGAGATTTCTGGAAATAATTCCGAAGACAAAATGACTGAAAATCATGTTATTGCGGAAttagatgatgatgatgatatggagaaagagaataaaattgatgataatctaaataaaataagcaaaattCAATACAGTCTTAATGCTGTTGTTTGTTACATCGATGACAAGAGTAACGAAGATAGAAGAAACATCGTTGCATTATTGCGAGTTGGACCAAATTATCATGAACGATCAGTAGGCAGTGCAGTGTCGCAATGGtacatttttaatgatttttg TATATCTGCAGTGACACCGCAAGAAGCGGTTTGGTTTAATCTTGATTGGAAAGTTCCATGTGTTCTTCATTATACAGCTGTGCCAGCTCCCGAACCAGTACCGTTTGTCAGTCCTCTTACTTATGATGTATTTGGTGAAGATAAATGCATTGCTCGCAGTGGAGGAACAAGGGGTATTACATTCACTCCATTGAGTTCCGATGAAATGCCTAAAAAag gagAATTAGTTGGAATTGATGCAGAATTTGTAACTTTAAATCAGGAGGAAGCTGAGCTTCGAAGCGATGGAAAAATGTCTACTATTAAACCAAGTCATATGTCTGTTGCACGTATAACTTGTATACGTGg TCAAGGTCCTTTAGAGGGAACTCCCTTCATAGATGACTATATAAGTACTCAGGAACAGGTAGTAGATTACCTGACAAAATTCAGTGGAATTCAGCCTGGTGACTTGGATGCGAACTTCAGTAGTAAACATTTAACTACTCTGAAGTCAACATACCAAAAATTACGATTTCTCGTTGATAATGGAATTATGTTTGTTGGGCATGGTTTGAAGAATGATTTtag GGTAATAAATTTAGTCGTACCACCTGAGCAAATTGTAGATACAgtattgttatttcatttacCTCATCATCGTATGGTATCATTGCGTTTTCTTACATGGCATTttttggggaaaaaaattcaatcagaAACACATGATTCTACTGAAGATGCTAGAGCTGCTCTTGAATTATATCGCAAGTACAAAGAATTGGAGAGTTCTGGAAAACTCTCTGAATCGTTAAAAGAGCTTTATAAAGTTGGCAATCAATTACAATGGAAA GTTCCGGATAGCTGA
- the LOC724505 gene encoding PAN2-PAN3 deadenylation complex catalytic subunit PAN2 isoform X4, translating into MWMGNQGGHVTSYYGSGLQKYTSFQVHATQEVRHIHPLDEGILVLTQSLLRCQLRRGIPIFSHTSSNMIDMQCMLQISPTRLLMGGHQEKIIDFNLTRGKETGLVHVGENGCAILRQHSRLICCGNPVGRIDLRDPNTLSIEHTFDTHSASLSDFDVQGNYLVTCGFSNSRQGLSVDRFLMAYDLRQMRALSPVTTLVYPLLLKFLPSYSSRLAVVSPLGQMQLLDTIYANVQPAMTCLYQVATGCAMILSFDVSSTSQCLCFGDSAGSIHLMSTNTPEPQFNTFSRPTEFADPVESIQSISFNDDVTPLSTIPIMYTGHPLLSDWPEEYLKKVYRKTPSIDPEILRTMKMQGTIGYAPNPQAFRRNQIPYNLEKRRGVVTKLFAGDSRSKTDDGTFVAIPKRYRKIEVKYSRLGYDEFDFDQYNRTSFCGLEATLPNSYCNAMLQLLYFCEPVRIALLSHSCQREFCLSCELGFLFHMLDTSRGLPCQAANFLRAFRTVPEAAALGLILSDLHPEAKRKTNLVRLIQSWNRFILHQIHYEVLETRKRQKEEEEAARLKSGPKCPPFVYNEQDFPSILQDIGSRYRSHAEERKKRRKQEGDGKYMWITSKDKNNKKSIEENEIRDEETEVSRLFGSEQMHIHCCLKCGQEATKHSIMLLCNLVYPELTHPSEEVPFTNVLARSLRPEKITPAWCDNCQKFTPTLQSRQLTKLPQILALNCGLDTQQDKSFWQQQMDIVVQKVLNGKESSPSSSPIPITVKPCRYGNNCTRIGCRFRHIGRDPETITTPPVTPPTTTSTPVSTAATPPSHLYYSHSWIPHNIEISLDTNGELFVEKISSSKNDSNESSKSTDDVIVENGQGDSKIQDSEISGNNSEDKMTENHVIAELDDDDDMEKENKIDDNLNKISKIQYSLNAVVCYIDDKSNEDRRNIVALLRVGPNYHERSVGSAVSQWYIFNDFCISAVTPQEAVWFNLDWKVPCVLHYTAVPAPEPVPFVSPLTYDVFGEDKCIARSGGTRGITFTPLSSDEMPKKGELVGIDAEFVTLNQEEAELRSDGKMSTIKPSHMSVARITCIRGQGPLEGTPFIDDYISTQEQVVDYLTKFSGIQPGDLDANFSSKHLTTLKSTYQKLRFLVDNGIMFVGHGLKNDFRVINLVVPPEQIVDTVLLFHLPHHRMVSLRFLTWHFLGKKIQSETHDSTEDARAALELYRKYKELESSGKLSESLKELYKVGNQLQWKVPDS; encoded by the exons ATGTGGATGGGAAATCAAGGG gGTCACGTGACATCTTATTATGGATCtggtttacaaaaatatacctCATTCCAAGTTCATGCCACGCAAGAGGTTCGGCATATTCATCCATTAGATGAAGGAATATTAGTTCTGACACAGAGTTTATTAAGATGTCAATTAAGACGTGGCATACCAATATTTTCACATAc ATCATCAAATATGATTGATATGCAATGTATGCTTCAAATCTCACCAACAAGATTACTTATGGGGGGAcatcaagaaaaaataatcgattttaatttgacTAGAGGAAAAGAGACTGGATTA gtACATGTAGGGGAAAATGGTTGTGCAATTTTAAGGCAGCATAGCAGACTTATTTGTTGTGGTAATCCTGTGGGAAGAATTGATCTCAGGGATCCAAATACATTATCAATAGAACATACTTTTGATACTCATAGTGCATCTCTCAGTGATTTTGATGTTCAAGGAAATTATCTTGTTACTTGTGGCTTTAGTAATAG ccGTCAGGGTCTATCAgtagatagatttttaatggCATATGATTTGAGACAAATGAGAGCATTAAGTCCTGTTACAACTTTAGTATATCCCCTTCTATTAAAGTTCCTACCCAGCTATTCCAGCCGTTTAGCTGTTGTATCACCATTGGGACAAATGCAACTTCTTGATACTATCTATGCTAATGTACAGCCAGCCATGACATGTTTATATCAG GTAGCAACTGGTTGTGCAATGATATTATCATTTGATGTATCTTCTACATCTCAATGTCTATGCTTTGGAGATTCAGCAGGTTCTATACATCTTATGTCTACGAATACGCCTGAACCccaatttaatacattttctcG gCCAACTGAATTTGCTGATCCAGTTGAATCAATTCAATCTATATCATTTAATGATGATGTTACACCATTAAGTACAATACCTATTATGTATACCGGGCACCCATTATTAAGTGATTGGCCagaggaatatttaaaaaaagtttatag gAAAACACCATCAATCGATCCTGAAATATTACGTACGATGAAGATGCAAGGAACTATAGGTTATGCCCCAAATCCTCAGGCATTTCGCAGAAATCAA ATACCTTACAATTTGGAAAAACGACGGGGAGTAGTCACAAAGCTTTTCGCGGGGGACTCACGATCTAAAACAGATGACGGCACCTTTGTGGCCATACCTAAGCGTTATCGTAAAATCGAGGTGAAATATTCACGTCTCGGTTACGATGAATTCGATTTTGATCAGTATAATCGCACCAGCTTCTGCGGTCTTGAAGCCACGCTTCCCAACAGCTATTGTAACGCTATGTTGCAG TTACTTTACTTTTGTGAACCTGTGAGAATAGCGTTGCTTTCTCATTCGTGCCAAAGAGAATTCTGCCTGTCTTGTGAGCTAGGATTCCTGTTTCACATGTTGGATACATCTCGAGGATTGCCATGTCAAGCTGCTAATTTTCTTCGAGCTTTTAGAACAGTACCTGAAGCGGCAGCTTTGGGACTTATACTCAGTGATCTCCATCCGGAGgcgaaaaggaaaacaaatttGGTACGATTAATACAG agTTGGAACAGATTTATATTGCATCAGATTCATTATGAAGTTTTGGAAACAAGAAAACGacaaaaagaggaagaagaagctgCTCGATTAAAATCAGGACCAAAATGTCCGCCGTTTGTTTATAATGAACAGGATTTTCCTAGCATTTTGCAAGATATTGGATCTCGATATAGAAGTCAtgcggaagaaagaaaaaaaagaagaaagcaaGAGGGGGATGGTAAATATATGTGGATCACATCGAAAG ataaaaacaacaaaaaatcGATTGAAGAAAATGAGATACGAGATGAAGAGACAGAAGTCAGTCGTTTGTTTGGATCTGAACAAATGCACATACACTGTTGTCTCAAATGTGGGCAAGAAGCTACGAAACATTCCATCATGTTGTTGTGCAACTTAGTTTATCCAGAATTAACACATCCTT cAGAGGAGGTTCCGTTTACAAATGTTCTTGCCCGCAGTTTAAGACCTGAGAAAATTACACCTGCATGGTGTGataattgtcaaaaatttaCACCCACCCTTCAATCTCGACAATTGACTAAACTACCTCAAATATTGGCTCTGAATTGTGGTTTAGATACACAACAG GACAAATCATTTTGGCAACAGCAAATGGATATAGTCGttcaaaaagtattaaatggaaaagaaagtaGTCCATCTTCAAGTCCTATTCCTATTACTGTGAAACCATGTCGATATGGTAACAATTGTACTCGAATTGGTTGTAGGTTTCGACATATTGGTAGAGATCCAg aaACAATAACAACGCCACCAGTGACACCACCCACAACAACTTCAACACCTGTCTCAACAGCCGCAACACCGCCTAGTCATTTGTACTATTCTCATTCATGGATTCcacataatatagaaatttctttgGATACTAATGGTGAATTATTCGTGGAAAAGATCAGCAGTTCGAAAAATGATTCTAACGAAAGTAGTAAATCGACTGATGATGTCATAGTAGAAAATGGACAAGGTGATAGTAAGATACAAGATTCTGAGATTTCTGGAAATAATTCCGAAGACAAAATGACTGAAAATCATGTTATTGCGGAAttagatgatgatgatgatatggagaaagagaataaaattgatgataatctaaataaaataagcaaaattCAATACAGTCTTAATGCTGTTGTTTGTTACATCGATGACAAGAGTAACGAAGATAGAAGAAACATCGTTGCATTATTGCGAGTTGGACCAAATTATCATGAACGATCAGTAGGCAGTGCAGTGTCGCAATGGtacatttttaatgatttttg TATATCTGCAGTGACACCGCAAGAAGCGGTTTGGTTTAATCTTGATTGGAAAGTTCCATGTGTTCTTCATTATACAGCTGTGCCAGCTCCCGAACCAGTACCGTTTGTCAGTCCTCTTACTTATGATGTATTTGGTGAAGATAAATGCATTGCTCGCAGTGGAGGAACAAGGGGTATTACATTCACTCCATTGAGTTCCGATGAAATGCCTAAAAAag gagAATTAGTTGGAATTGATGCAGAATTTGTAACTTTAAATCAGGAGGAAGCTGAGCTTCGAAGCGATGGAAAAATGTCTACTATTAAACCAAGTCATATGTCTGTTGCACGTATAACTTGTATACGTGg TCAAGGTCCTTTAGAGGGAACTCCCTTCATAGATGACTATATAAGTACTCAGGAACAGGTAGTAGATTACCTGACAAAATTCAGTGGAATTCAGCCTGGTGACTTGGATGCGAACTTCAGTAGTAAACATTTAACTACTCTGAAGTCAACATACCAAAAATTACGATTTCTCGTTGATAATGGAATTATGTTTGTTGGGCATGGTTTGAAGAATGATTTtag GGTAATAAATTTAGTCGTACCACCTGAGCAAATTGTAGATACAgtattgttatttcatttacCTCATCATCGTATGGTATCATTGCGTTTTCTTACATGGCATTttttggggaaaaaaattcaatcagaAACACATGATTCTACTGAAGATGCTAGAGCTGCTCTTGAATTATATCGCAAGTACAAAGAATTGGAGAGTTCTGGAAAACTCTCTGAATCGTTAAAAGAGCTTTATAAAGTTGGCAATCAATTACAATGGAAA GTTCCGGATAGCTGA